Proteins encoded within one genomic window of Mesobacillus subterraneus:
- a CDS encoding Crp/Fnr family transcriptional regulator: MPNTTKVTHSIEIKELLQFADRTIQVPKGSYLFQEGMEAEELYLILGGKVQISKVTQDDRELALRICGENDICGELTLFTDAPKYLLSALILEDAKIAAIRKDVIEKEIFHNPKLAFEFMKWMSDHFRKTQTKFRDLVLNGKKGALFSTLIRMTNSYGFQKDTGILIDLPLTNQELANFCGTSRESTNRILNELKREGIISIKKGKILVHDVNYLRQEIGCENCPAVFCSID, translated from the coding sequence ATGCCAAACACAACTAAAGTAACTCATTCAATTGAAATTAAAGAATTACTCCAGTTTGCCGACCGGACGATCCAGGTACCAAAAGGTTCATACCTGTTCCAGGAAGGCATGGAGGCTGAGGAGCTTTATTTGATCCTGGGAGGCAAGGTCCAAATCAGCAAAGTCACCCAGGATGACCGCGAGCTTGCATTAAGAATCTGCGGAGAGAACGATATTTGCGGAGAATTGACACTTTTTACTGATGCACCTAAGTACCTCTTAAGTGCGCTTATCCTGGAAGATGCGAAAATCGCAGCAATCAGAAAAGATGTAATTGAAAAGGAGATATTCCACAATCCGAAACTTGCATTTGAATTCATGAAGTGGATGAGCGATCATTTTCGCAAAACACAGACTAAATTCCGCGACTTAGTACTTAACGGGAAAAAAGGAGCATTATTCTCCACCTTGATCCGAATGACTAACAGCTATGGATTCCAGAAAGATACCGGCATTCTGATTGACCTGCCGCTGACAAACCAGGAGCTGGCAAATTTCTGCGGAACATCCCGCGAAAGCACGAATCGCATCCTGAATGAACTGAAGCGAGAAGGAATCATTTCAATTAAAAAAGGGAAAATCCTGGTTCATGATGTGAATTATTTACGCCAGGAAATCGGCTGTGAAAACTGTCCAGCGGTATTTTGTTCAATAGATTAA
- a CDS encoding TIGR04053 family radical SAM/SPASM domain-containing protein — translation MMFERDFNKDPFIVIWELTRACQLKCLHCRAEAQYRRDPRELSFEEGKALIDQIYEMNNPMLVFTGGDPLMREDVFDIAEYAVKKGVRVSMTPSATPNVTKEAIEKAKSVGLSRWAFSIDGPTAEVHDHFRGTAGSFDLTMERIKYLHELEIPIQINTVISRYNIEYLDEMAKMVEDLECVLWSVFFLVPTGRGQEKDMISPVEHEKVFTWLYDLSKKVKFDIKTTAAQHYRRVVIQQKMREAKDHTEEIDYLTALTKEGLTGSIDGLGRAPKGVNDGNGFVFISHVGDVYPSGLLPVKAGNVREQPLAEIYRDSPVFKSLRNPDEYKGKCGVCEFRHVCGGSRSRAYAMTGDYLESEPFCVYIPKALRKQKQES, via the coding sequence ATGATGTTTGAAAGAGATTTTAACAAAGACCCATTCATTGTGATTTGGGAACTTACCAGAGCCTGCCAATTAAAATGCCTGCACTGCCGTGCGGAAGCACAATATAGAAGAGATCCGCGTGAACTGTCCTTTGAGGAAGGTAAAGCGCTGATTGACCAAATATATGAAATGAATAATCCGATGCTTGTTTTCACTGGTGGGGACCCATTGATGAGAGAGGACGTTTTTGATATCGCAGAATATGCGGTGAAAAAAGGCGTTCGTGTATCAATGACACCGAGTGCCACTCCTAATGTGACGAAGGAAGCGATTGAAAAGGCGAAGTCAGTAGGATTGTCCCGCTGGGCGTTCAGCATCGACGGTCCTACAGCTGAAGTCCACGATCACTTCAGGGGAACAGCAGGCTCTTTTGATCTGACGATGGAAAGAATCAAGTATTTGCATGAGTTGGAAATCCCGATTCAAATCAATACTGTTATCTCACGGTATAATATTGAGTATTTAGATGAAATGGCCAAGATGGTGGAAGATTTGGAGTGTGTTCTTTGGAGTGTGTTCTTCCTTGTTCCGACAGGACGCGGTCAGGAAAAGGACATGATCTCACCGGTGGAGCATGAAAAAGTCTTCACCTGGCTATATGATTTAAGCAAGAAGGTTAAGTTCGACATTAAAACGACTGCGGCGCAGCATTATCGCCGGGTTGTCATCCAGCAAAAAATGCGCGAAGCAAAGGATCATACAGAAGAAATAGATTATTTGACCGCGCTGACGAAGGAAGGATTAACTGGATCCATTGACGGACTTGGTCGTGCGCCAAAAGGAGTCAATGATGGCAATGGTTTTGTGTTTATATCTCACGTTGGAGATGTATACCCAAGCGGACTGCTGCCTGTAAAAGCAGGGAACGTAAGGGAACAGCCGCTTGCTGAAATTTACAGGGATTCTCCTGTCTTCAAGTCTTTGAGGAATCCTGACGAGTACAAGGGGAAATGCGGAGTATGCGAGTTCAGGCATGTATGCGGGGGTTCACGTTCAAGAGCATATGCCATGACTGGTGATTACCTGGAGAGCGAGCCATTCTGCGTATACATTCCTAAAGCGTTGAGAAAACAAAAGCAGGAGAGCTGA
- a CDS encoding metal-sulfur cluster assembly factor translates to MDEELKDSLMGALEMVVDPELGVDIVNLGLVYDVDLNEEGLATVTMTLTSMGCPLAGTIVEQVKLALADLPEVKDTEVNIVFNPPWSKDMMSRYAKIALGVRD, encoded by the coding sequence ATGGATGAAGAATTGAAAGATAGCCTTATGGGGGCGCTTGAAATGGTTGTTGACCCTGAACTTGGCGTTGATATCGTTAATTTAGGGCTTGTATATGATGTGGATTTGAACGAGGAAGGCCTTGCGACAGTGACTATGACATTGACGTCTATGGGCTGCCCGCTTGCAGGCACGATTGTTGAGCAGGTCAAATTGGCTCTTGCCGACCTTCCAGAAGTAAAAGATACAGAAGTTAATATCGTTTTCAACCCGCCATGGTCCAAGGACATGATGTCCCGTTATGCAAAAATTGCTTTAGGCGTAAGAGATTAA
- a CDS encoding prolyl oligopeptidase family serine peptidase — MILVEKKRIEHIPVLHIVKQKQFSDSMPLIIFLHGFTSTTERNMHYAYLFAEKGFRVIMPEAKYHGTRSEGLSETELGFRFWEIVLTSIEELSTIKQELVEEGLVDPARIGVAGTSMGGITTLGAMAKHEWIRTGVSLMGNPSFEDFALWQLNEMEKRNVKIGLSQEQVSDLLNQLKQYDLSLQPEKLNGRPLLFWHGRLDPVVPHQAAYHFYEQNRKSYEGAKGKFEFITDENAGHNVSNAGVEATANWFEKHI; from the coding sequence TTGATTTTAGTCGAGAAGAAACGCATTGAACATATTCCCGTTCTCCATATTGTAAAACAAAAGCAATTTTCAGATAGCATGCCTTTGATTATTTTTCTGCATGGATTTACGAGCACAACAGAACGTAATATGCATTATGCTTACCTTTTTGCCGAAAAAGGCTTTAGGGTTATCATGCCTGAGGCGAAATATCACGGAACCCGCAGTGAAGGATTATCAGAAACTGAGCTGGGCTTCCGCTTTTGGGAAATCGTCCTCACGTCTATTGAGGAGCTTTCGACGATCAAGCAGGAGCTTGTTGAGGAAGGTCTGGTGGACCCAGCGAGAATCGGCGTTGCCGGTACATCGATGGGCGGTATTACGACACTTGGTGCGATGGCCAAGCATGAGTGGATAAGAACAGGTGTCAGCTTGATGGGGAATCCTTCATTCGAGGATTTCGCATTATGGCAGCTGAACGAAATGGAAAAAAGGAATGTTAAGATAGGCTTATCCCAGGAGCAAGTATCAGATTTGCTTAATCAGCTTAAACAGTACGACTTAAGCCTTCAGCCTGAAAAACTGAACGGACGCCCGCTGTTATTCTGGCATGGAAGGTTAGATCCAGTCGTTCCCCACCAAGCTGCATATCATTTTTACGAGCAAAACAGGAAAAGCTATGAAGGAGCAAAAGGAAAGTTTGAATTCATCACAGATGAAAATGCTGGCCACAATGTGTCAAATGCGGGTGTTGAGGCAACTGCAAACTGGTTTGAAAAGCATATCTAA
- a CDS encoding Cof-type HAD-IIB family hydrolase, with translation MAEKHLIALDLDGTLLTDDKTISEKNKHVIKKAREAGHVVMIATGRPFRSSEMYYHELALDTPIVNFNGAFIHHPLDNNWGVHHSPLSIDVAKDIVEALDDFKFYNIIAEVIDDVYVHYHDEKLMDIFNMGNPNITTGDLRRYLKASPTSMLIHADEEHVRKIRNHLSEVHAEVIDHRSWAAPFHVVEIVKNGLNKAVGLKKASDYFQIPADRIIAFGDEDNDLEMLEYAGRGIAMGNAVAEVKNIANDMTLTNEEDGIGVYLNDLLNLKAL, from the coding sequence ATGGCTGAAAAACATTTAATTGCATTAGATCTTGATGGAACTTTACTTACAGATGATAAAACGATTTCAGAAAAGAACAAACACGTAATTAAAAAGGCACGGGAAGCAGGTCATGTTGTCATGATCGCAACAGGGAGACCATTCCGTTCCAGCGAAATGTATTACCATGAGCTTGCGCTTGATACGCCAATCGTCAACTTCAACGGTGCGTTTATCCATCATCCGCTCGATAATAACTGGGGAGTACACCATTCTCCGCTCTCAATCGATGTGGCAAAGGATATAGTCGAGGCGCTTGATGATTTCAAATTCTACAATATTATCGCTGAAGTAATCGACGATGTGTATGTACATTATCATGATGAAAAATTGATGGACATCTTTAATATGGGAAATCCGAATATCACGACCGGCGATCTGAGAAGATATTTGAAAGCATCTCCAACTAGTATGCTGATCCATGCTGATGAAGAGCATGTCCGTAAAATCCGTAATCATCTTTCAGAAGTCCATGCCGAAGTGATCGACCATAGAAGCTGGGCTGCTCCGTTCCATGTCGTCGAAATCGTTAAAAACGGCTTGAACAAAGCAGTTGGCTTAAAGAAAGCATCAGATTACTTCCAGATCCCAGCAGACCGCATCATTGCTTTCGGCGATGAGGATAACGATTTGGAAATGCTTGAATACGCGGGTCGCGGAATCGCGATGGGCAATGCAGTCGCCGAAGTTAAAAACATCGCCAACGACATGACATTGACAAACGAAGAAGACGGCATTGGTGTCTACTTGAATGATTTGCTGAATTTAAAAGCTCTATAA
- a CDS encoding DUF3813 domain-containing protein yields the protein MGNRLFQEARKAVQLAQTAEPAEQSAAINTAKNALSSAYANTTMAEKEQLRSFQDELNSIEGK from the coding sequence ATGGGAAACAGGCTTTTTCAGGAAGCTAGGAAGGCTGTCCAGTTAGCTCAAACTGCGGAGCCTGCGGAACAGTCTGCAGCCATCAACACAGCTAAAAATGCTCTGTCATCAGCCTATGCCAATACGACAATGGCTGAAAAAGAGCAGCTTCGGTCATTTCAGGACGAGCTGAATTCAATTGAAGGCAAGTAA
- a CDS encoding BsuPI-related putative proteinase inhibitor — protein sequence MRKVSLLIILLLMAVAPVLAIGEEKQPPANLEYSFYIDPVADPEKAEFEIILHNQGNTELSFEFPTSQKYEISVFDANKNKVYLYSEGKSFAQAFETLRLKPQEKMKWVESWDYSKSGKRVPEGKYTVIAQLKAISINGKPVGDKKLLTDTKTMYIPGENPVFKGVVTAGSNGIYEIKGEARPINGKFYYTAEDGHNQLIPETEVIPGEKYHQWNPFLLEISIPEAKLPQNGSVILNLYERSKDGEIIHTYPVLLERFNNHN from the coding sequence ATGAGAAAGGTCAGTTTGTTGATCATTTTGCTTTTGATGGCCGTGGCACCTGTCCTGGCTATTGGAGAAGAAAAGCAGCCACCAGCAAATCTGGAATACAGCTTTTACATTGATCCTGTGGCTGATCCTGAGAAAGCCGAATTTGAAATCATATTGCATAACCAGGGGAATACAGAGCTTTCTTTTGAATTCCCAACATCACAGAAATACGAAATTTCAGTGTTCGATGCGAATAAGAATAAGGTGTATCTATACTCAGAAGGAAAATCATTTGCCCAGGCTTTTGAAACGTTGAGATTGAAACCGCAGGAGAAAATGAAATGGGTGGAGAGCTGGGACTACTCGAAGTCAGGAAAAAGAGTCCCGGAAGGTAAATACACAGTCATTGCACAGTTAAAAGCAATCAGCATCAATGGAAAACCTGTCGGGGACAAAAAACTGCTCACTGATACAAAGACAATGTATATCCCTGGAGAAAATCCTGTTTTTAAAGGCGTAGTAACAGCAGGGAGCAATGGGATTTATGAAATAAAGGGTGAAGCCAGGCCAATCAATGGAAAGTTCTATTATACTGCTGAGGATGGACACAACCAGTTGATTCCTGAAACAGAAGTGATTCCTGGAGAGAAATACCATCAATGGAATCCGTTTTTGCTGGAAATTTCAATACCAGAAGCAAAGCTTCCGCAAAATGGATCTGTCATACTTAATCTATACGAACGCAGCAAGGATGGCGAAATCATCCATACTTATCCAGTGTTGCTTGAAAGGTTCAACAATCATAATTAG
- a CDS encoding YitT family protein, with translation MVWLETKKIIIVVIGAFLNAMSLNFFLIPANVYASGFTGIAQLVSSILGEFAPFTISTGILLLLLNIPVTILGWKKVGKSFTLYSFISVLLSSFFLELLPVKEVSSDILLNAVFGGVIAAIGVGLTLKWGASTGGMDIIAMVLSRMNDRPVGTYFFTLNGIIIMTAGFVFGWENALYTLVALYVSTRLIDAIHTRHEKLTAMIVTKKSDELKKAIHDKLVRGITLLPAKGAFSGEQKEMLIIVVTRYELYDLEHIIKEVDPHAFTNIVETAGIFGFFRRE, from the coding sequence ATGGTCTGGTTGGAAACAAAAAAAATCATCATCGTGGTGATCGGCGCATTCTTGAATGCTATGTCACTTAACTTCTTTTTAATACCGGCAAATGTCTATGCAAGCGGCTTTACCGGAATCGCACAGCTCGTTTCGAGCATACTTGGTGAATTCGCGCCATTTACTATTTCTACCGGTATTCTTCTATTGCTATTGAATATTCCGGTGACGATCCTTGGCTGGAAGAAGGTAGGGAAATCATTTACCCTATATAGTTTTATCTCGGTTCTGCTTTCATCATTCTTTCTTGAACTACTGCCTGTTAAAGAAGTATCTAGTGATATTTTGCTGAATGCAGTTTTTGGGGGTGTCATTGCAGCGATTGGCGTTGGTTTGACCTTAAAATGGGGGGCTTCCACAGGTGGAATGGATATTATAGCAATGGTCCTGTCACGAATGAATGATCGCCCGGTGGGTACATATTTCTTTACCTTGAATGGCATCATTATAATGACTGCTGGCTTTGTATTTGGATGGGAAAACGCACTCTATACTCTTGTCGCTCTGTATGTGTCCACCAGGTTAATTGATGCCATCCATACACGGCATGAAAAGCTGACGGCGATGATCGTTACGAAAAAGTCAGATGAACTTAAGAAAGCCATTCATGACAAACTTGTACGAGGCATCACACTGTTGCCTGCCAAGGGAGCTTTTTCAGGAGAACAGAAAGAAATGCTGATCATTGTTGTGACAAGGTATGAATTGTATGACCTGGAACACATTATCAAGGAAGTCGATCCTCATGCGTTCACTAATATTGTTGAGACAGCTGGGATCTTCGGTTTTTTCCGAAGGGAGTAA
- a CDS encoding DegV family protein — protein MSVKIMADSACDLPLSFYEENDAILFPLKVHINGNEYEDLRTIQPKEVYDQIRAGNLPKTSQASPAGFKEVFTELAENKQDGIYIAFSSQLSGTYQTAVMIGEQVKEEYPDFNLSIIDTKCASLGYGLVVMEAARLAKENFSKEEIIEAVQFHSQHMEHLFTVDDLDHLAKGGRVSKASAFVGGLLNIKPLLNVEDGKLVPIEKIRGKKKLLRRIIEVMKERGEGFELQIVGISHADDFETATEMKNMIMESFRAKEVIITSIGAAVGSHTGPGTISIFFLNKLPS, from the coding sequence ATGTCAGTAAAAATCATGGCTGACAGTGCATGTGATTTGCCATTGAGTTTTTATGAAGAAAATGATGCAATACTATTCCCGTTGAAGGTCCATATTAATGGCAATGAATATGAGGACCTACGAACAATCCAGCCAAAAGAAGTGTACGATCAAATACGTGCTGGCAACCTTCCAAAGACCTCACAGGCTTCTCCTGCTGGTTTTAAAGAAGTTTTCACGGAATTGGCCGAGAATAAGCAAGATGGAATATACATAGCTTTCTCTTCACAGCTGTCAGGGACATATCAGACAGCCGTCATGATAGGCGAGCAAGTTAAGGAGGAATACCCTGACTTCAATTTGTCGATTATCGATACAAAGTGTGCATCCCTTGGATATGGGCTAGTTGTAATGGAAGCAGCAAGGTTGGCGAAAGAGAATTTTTCCAAAGAGGAAATTATTGAAGCTGTCCAATTCCATAGCCAGCATATGGAGCATTTATTCACTGTAGATGACCTTGACCATCTTGCTAAGGGTGGACGAGTGTCAAAAGCCTCCGCATTCGTAGGCGGCCTGTTAAACATAAAGCCGCTGCTTAATGTTGAGGACGGGAAACTTGTTCCAATTGAAAAAATCCGAGGAAAGAAAAAGCTTCTCCGCAGAATTATTGAAGTCATGAAGGAACGCGGCGAGGGTTTTGAGCTTCAGATAGTCGGCATCAGCCATGCAGATGATTTCGAGACAGCCACTGAAATGAAAAATATGATTATGGAATCGTTTAGAGCGAAAGAAGTTATTATTACCTCTATCGGTGCAGCAGTTGGGTCCCACACTGGACCTGGTACCATCTCCATTTTCTTTTTAAACAAACTGCCATCATAA
- a CDS encoding DUF3941 domain-containing protein, with translation MPHTSDNDKKAKDNNALRHEKNMMREKNRKAGKNQYSKKSDHL, from the coding sequence ATGCCACATACATCTGATAATGATAAAAAAGCAAAGGACAACAACGCCCTTCGCCACGAAAAAAATATGATGCGTGAAAAGAACCGCAAAGCAGGCAAGAACCAGTACTCAAAAAAGTCAGATCATCTATAA
- a CDS encoding YajQ family cyclic di-GMP-binding protein — protein sequence MSKESSFDIVSKVEMSEVTNAISIAMKEIQTRYDFKGSKSDITLDKEELVLVSDDEFKLDQLKDVLFSKMIKRGIPVKNLDYGKVERASGGTVRQRAKLVQGIDKENAKKINTIIKNSGVKVKSQVQDDQVRVTGKNRDDLQKIIAAVREADLTVDVQFVNYR from the coding sequence ATGTCTAAAGAGAGCTCATTTGATATTGTATCCAAAGTTGAAATGTCTGAAGTCACGAATGCAATCAGCATCGCAATGAAAGAAATCCAGACTCGCTATGATTTTAAGGGTAGCAAAAGTGATATTACACTTGATAAAGAAGAACTTGTACTCGTTTCTGATGATGAATTTAAGCTTGACCAGTTGAAGGACGTTTTATTCAGCAAGATGATCAAACGCGGAATTCCTGTGAAAAATCTTGATTATGGAAAGGTTGAACGGGCATCTGGAGGGACCGTTCGCCAAAGAGCAAAGCTTGTTCAAGGAATTGATAAGGAAAACGCGAAGAAAATTAACACGATCATTAAAAATAGCGGCGTGAAGGTTAAGAGCCAGGTACAGGATGACCAGGTTCGCGTGACTGGAAAAAACCGCGACGACTTGCAAAAAATCATTGCAGCGGTAAGAGAAGCGGATTTGACTGTTGATGTGCAATTCGTGAATTATCGCTAA